From the Hymenobacter yonginensis genome, one window contains:
- a CDS encoding OsmC family protein, translating to MSDTPDKSVLVTVGPEALLADVQAGRHTYFVDEPAEAGGQDRGPTPYDLLLSALGACTAITLRLYATQKKWPLEGIEVRLRHQRVHAADCEKCEQPGEMLEQVEKELRLLGPLSDEQRQRLHAISQKCPVQKTLMRGLHIVTVLI from the coding sequence ATGTCTGATACGCCCGATAAATCTGTGCTGGTAACCGTGGGTCCCGAGGCGTTACTGGCCGATGTGCAGGCCGGCCGCCACACCTACTTCGTGGATGAGCCCGCCGAAGCAGGTGGCCAGGACCGCGGCCCCACGCCCTACGACTTGCTGCTGTCGGCGCTGGGCGCCTGCACGGCCATCACGTTGCGCCTCTACGCCACCCAGAAAAAGTGGCCGCTCGAAGGCATTGAGGTGCGTCTGCGCCACCAGCGCGTGCACGCCGCCGACTGCGAAAAGTGCGAGCAGCCCGGCGAAATGCTGGAGCAGGTGGAAAAGGAGCTACGCCTGCTGGGCCCGCTCTCCGACGAGCAGCGCCAGCGCCTGCATGCCATCTCGCAAAAGTGCCCGGTGCAGAAAACCTTGATGCGCGGCCTGCACATCGTCACGGTGCTGATTTAG
- a CDS encoding glycosyltransferase family 9 protein, whose amino-acid sequence MKILILRFSSIGDIVLTTPVIRAVKQQVPGAVVHFCTKPGYRGIVAHNPYVDKVHCLTGSLSELVAELKAEQFDFVVDLHHNLRTTLLKARLGVRSASFDKLNWRKWLLVNLKLHTMPRVHIVDRYLAATASLGVKNDGKGLDYFIPEADEVDVAQALPPVFARGYVAFAIGAQHATKRLPVERIIELCGLLRRPVVLLGGPEDETTGHVVELAFDAGAAESPAPTPLIPDSPYYFPKQPANHPKATVIYNACGKFSLNQSASLVRQASLVVSHDTGLMHIAAAFRKEIFSVWGNTVPEFGMYPYRTEFRVLEVPNLSCRPCSKIGYEKCPQGHFRCMRDIQFNLELPPTQDGR is encoded by the coding sequence ATGAAAATCCTGATTCTGCGCTTTTCTTCCATCGGCGACATTGTGCTGACCACGCCCGTTATCCGGGCCGTGAAGCAGCAGGTGCCGGGGGCCGTGGTGCACTTCTGCACCAAGCCCGGCTACCGCGGCATCGTAGCCCACAACCCCTACGTGGACAAGGTGCACTGCCTCACCGGCTCGCTCTCGGAGCTGGTGGCCGAGCTGAAAGCCGAGCAGTTTGATTTCGTGGTAGACCTGCACCACAACCTGCGCACCACGCTGCTCAAGGCCCGGCTGGGCGTGCGCTCGGCCAGCTTCGACAAGCTGAACTGGCGCAAGTGGCTGCTCGTGAACCTGAAGCTGCACACCATGCCCCGCGTGCACATCGTGGACCGTTACCTGGCCGCCACCGCCTCGCTCGGCGTGAAGAACGACGGCAAAGGGCTGGACTACTTCATCCCGGAAGCCGACGAAGTGGACGTAGCGCAGGCGCTGCCGCCGGTGTTCGCGCGCGGCTACGTAGCGTTTGCCATCGGGGCGCAGCACGCCACCAAGCGGCTGCCCGTGGAGCGTATCATTGAGCTGTGCGGCCTGCTGCGCCGCCCGGTGGTGTTGCTCGGCGGCCCTGAAGACGAAACCACTGGCCACGTGGTCGAGCTGGCCTTCGACGCGGGCGCCGCCGAGTCGCCCGCGCCCACGCCGCTCATCCCCGACAGCCCGTACTACTTCCCCAAGCAGCCCGCCAACCATCCCAAAGCCACCGTTATTTACAACGCCTGCGGCAAGTTCAGCCTCAACCAGTCGGCCTCGCTGGTGCGGCAGGCCAGCCTGGTGGTCAGCCACGACACCGGCCTGATGCACATTGCGGCAGCCTTCCGGAAGGAGATTTTCAGTGTGTGGGGCAACACCGTGCCCGAGTTCGGCATGTACCCCTACCGCACCGAGTTCCGGGTGCTGGAAGTGCCCAATCTGAGCTGCCGGCCCTGCTCGAAGATCGGCTACGAAAAATGCCCCCAAGGCCACTTTCGCTGCATGCGCGACATCCAGTTCAACCTGGAGCTGCCTCCAACCCAGGACGGGCGCTAA
- a CDS encoding helix-hairpin-helix domain-containing protein, with protein MDNRALIRAFRLTAQLMELHEENPFKIRAYEGTANALEQLTVPVADLDRTGLPDRTGLSKTAAAKVAEMLDTGSFEELTRLLAATPPGVVELLKIKGIGPKKIRSLWKELGIEGAEQLREAAQNDEVSKLKGFGQKTQQGILEALDFTDQSRGKLLYPQAEELAHELLARLQATAGITEAAVAGEVRRRLETVETVGLVAATADPAAAHATLNSLDGLTPDPLRSGPFAWRGTATASGVKVEVLLVAPAAFTNQLLLSTAAENHLSEALLEAPQPGQPATLRQWLKREQFATEPALYERAGLQYVEPELREGLGELALARENKLPTLLEDADLRGSLHNHSTYSDGSHSLREMATFLRDQGYEYLGICDHSQAAHYANGLPPERVRQQHREIDELNQELAPFRIFKGIESDILSDGSLDYPPTVLETFDFIVASVHSNLKMDERKATTRVLRAIENPYTTMLGHPTGRLLLRREGYPLDHKAVIDACAKHNVIIEINANPYRLDLDWRWVRYALDQGVQLSINPDAHHTNGYADMRYGVFMGRKGGLTKDMTFNAKSAAEVAEYFAKRKAGIKPPLEFKDSLFG; from the coding sequence ATGGATAACCGCGCCCTGATTCGTGCTTTTCGCCTGACCGCCCAGCTCATGGAGCTGCACGAGGAAAATCCGTTCAAGATACGGGCCTACGAAGGCACCGCCAACGCCCTGGAGCAGCTGACGGTGCCCGTGGCCGACCTCGACCGCACGGGCCTGCCCGACCGCACCGGCCTGAGCAAAACCGCCGCCGCCAAAGTGGCCGAAATGCTCGATACCGGCTCGTTTGAAGAGCTGACCCGCCTGCTGGCCGCCACCCCGCCCGGCGTGGTAGAGCTGCTGAAGATTAAAGGAATCGGGCCCAAGAAAATCCGCAGCCTGTGGAAGGAGCTGGGCATTGAAGGTGCCGAGCAGCTCCGTGAAGCCGCCCAGAACGACGAGGTGAGCAAGCTCAAGGGCTTCGGGCAGAAAACCCAGCAGGGCATCCTCGAAGCCCTCGACTTCACCGACCAGAGCCGCGGTAAGCTGCTCTATCCGCAGGCCGAAGAGCTGGCCCACGAGCTGCTGGCCCGCCTGCAGGCCACCGCCGGCATAACCGAAGCCGCCGTGGCCGGCGAGGTGCGCCGCCGCCTCGAAACCGTGGAAACCGTGGGGCTGGTGGCGGCCACCGCTGATCCGGCCGCCGCCCACGCCACCCTCAATTCCCTCGACGGCCTCACGCCGGATCCGCTCCGCAGCGGTCCGTTTGCCTGGCGCGGCACGGCCACGGCCTCAGGCGTGAAGGTGGAAGTGCTGCTGGTGGCGCCGGCCGCCTTCACCAACCAGCTGCTGCTGAGCACGGCCGCCGAAAACCACCTGTCCGAAGCGCTGCTGGAGGCGCCGCAGCCCGGCCAGCCTGCCACGCTGCGGCAGTGGCTGAAGCGCGAGCAATTCGCCACCGAACCTGCCCTCTACGAGCGCGCCGGCCTGCAGTACGTGGAGCCCGAGCTGCGCGAAGGCCTCGGCGAGCTGGCGCTGGCCCGCGAAAACAAGCTGCCCACGCTGCTCGAAGACGCCGACCTGCGCGGCTCGCTGCACAACCACAGCACCTACTCCGACGGCAGCCACAGCCTGCGCGAAATGGCCACCTTCCTGCGCGACCAGGGCTACGAGTACCTCGGCATCTGCGACCATTCGCAGGCGGCGCACTACGCCAACGGCCTGCCGCCGGAGCGCGTGCGCCAGCAGCACCGCGAAATCGACGAGCTCAACCAGGAGCTGGCGCCGTTCCGCATTTTCAAGGGCATCGAGTCGGATATTCTGTCGGATGGCTCTCTGGACTACCCGCCCACGGTGCTGGAAACCTTTGATTTCATTGTGGCCTCGGTGCACTCCAACCTCAAGATGGACGAGCGCAAGGCCACCACGCGGGTGTTGCGGGCCATCGAAAACCCCTACACCACCATGCTGGGCCACCCCACGGGCCGGCTGCTGCTGCGCCGCGAAGGCTACCCGCTCGACCACAAAGCCGTCATCGACGCCTGCGCCAAGCACAACGTCATCATCGAAATTAACGCCAACCCCTACCGCCTCGACCTGGACTGGCGCTGGGTGCGCTACGCGCTGGACCAGGGCGTGCAGCTCAGCATCAACCCCGACGCGCACCACACCAACGGCTACGCCGATATGCGCTACGGCGTGTTCATGGGCCGCAAAGGCGGGCTTACGAAGGACATGACCTTCAACGCCAAATCAGCGGCGGAAGTGGCCGAGTACTTCGCCAAGCGCAAAGCCGGCATCAAGCCCCCGCTGGAGTTCAAGGATTCGTTGTTTGGGTGA
- a CDS encoding EVE domain-containing protein, producing the protein MNYWLVKSEPEAYSWDTFVRDGGTDWTGVRNYQARNFLQQMQPGDLVLYYHSVSDKQVVGVAQVAAPAAPDATAEAGSPWVAVHLQPQQPLARPVSLARIKQDERLSQIGLLRQSRLSVMPLKAAEFDTILELGA; encoded by the coding sequence TTGAACTACTGGCTCGTAAAATCGGAACCCGAAGCTTACTCCTGGGATACGTTTGTGCGCGACGGCGGCACCGACTGGACCGGCGTGCGCAACTACCAGGCCCGCAACTTCCTGCAGCAGATGCAGCCCGGCGACCTGGTGCTTTACTATCACAGCGTGAGCGACAAGCAGGTGGTAGGCGTGGCCCAGGTAGCCGCTCCGGCCGCCCCCGACGCCACGGCCGAAGCCGGCAGCCCCTGGGTGGCCGTGCATCTGCAGCCGCAGCAGCCGCTGGCCCGCCCGGTGTCATTGGCCCGCATCAAGCAGGACGAGCGCCTCAGCCAGATCGGGCTGCTGCGCCAGTCGCGCCTGTCGGTGATGCCGCTCAAGGCCGCCGAATTTGATACGATTCTGGAGTTGGGGGCCTGA
- a CDS encoding DUF4252 domain-containing protein: MNKRTFLWLPLVVLLLLAGCRAAGPERPARTVAEFFNKYENRSGFKATDWSAGLTTRLLLGRLGSLGGGSDLTQALSSVRSFKVLTFAPTSNSAQKLVADGLVQEVNGLLANERYTPLTTTGGNMRYSTRMQGDRVTELVTTSSVSGAPDSFLLMSIGGNFTREQLDQLLKILPNVADMSK; this comes from the coding sequence ATGAACAAACGCACATTTCTGTGGCTGCCGCTGGTGGTCTTGTTGCTGCTGGCAGGCTGCCGCGCCGCCGGGCCCGAGCGTCCGGCCCGTACGGTAGCCGAATTCTTCAACAAGTACGAAAACCGCTCCGGCTTCAAAGCCACCGACTGGTCGGCGGGCCTGACTACCCGGCTGCTGCTGGGCCGCCTGGGCAGCCTCGGCGGCGGCTCCGACCTGACGCAGGCGCTGTCGTCGGTACGCAGTTTCAAAGTGCTCACCTTCGCCCCCACCAGCAACAGCGCGCAGAAACTGGTAGCCGACGGCTTGGTGCAGGAAGTGAACGGCCTACTGGCCAACGAGCGGTATACGCCCCTCACCACCACTGGCGGCAACATGCGCTACTCCACCCGCATGCAAGGCGACCGGGTGACGGAACTGGTGACCACCAGCAGCGTTTCGGGCGCGCCCGATTCGTTCCTGCTGATGTCTATCGGCGGCAACTTCACGCGGGAACAGCTCGACCAGCTGCTCAAGATTCTGCCCAACGTGGCCGACATGAGTAAATAA
- a CDS encoding OmpA family protein: protein MKKLLTTSAALGLTLLAAAPSVFAQTADQRTAISLSANTLQYKGNFGSQYWNNENNWKLGGGISFSRYLTSGLDLGLHLNYGKVNYDAVQGAPQFGSFFEANIVNANLGLKLKLNNGWALKENAFIQPYLLIAPGAAFVSSDGVINRNGTTRAFDGSDTYFDVHGAAGITFRVSESVGLFVQTGQHFPLNANIDMDPVRDDNKIDDRYLQHSAGLTIALGKKADEDNDGVSDRKDKCPGTPAGVAVDANGCPLDGDGDGVPDYQDKCPTEKGLAALEGCPDRDGDGVRDSEDKCPDTPGKAELQGCPDADGDGVTDASDKCPNTPAGVAVDATGCPLDKDGDGVPDYQDRCPNRPGPASNKGCPEMKVEEKKKLQEATKFIQFDFDKATLKPISFPTLNGLVQILNDYPDYSLGISAHADNKGDDAYNLRLSDERAASARAYMLSKGIAADRIVSHGYGETKPIADNATESGRAINRRVEFDVYLPGDPNPAETKYGVAPEIPAAAPKAAPKAPVKKAPARKPAPRRK from the coding sequence ATGAAAAAACTCCTTACCACCAGCGCCGCGCTGGGCCTGACGCTGTTGGCGGCGGCTCCAAGCGTGTTTGCTCAAACCGCAGACCAGCGAACGGCTATCAGTCTGTCGGCCAACACGCTCCAGTATAAAGGCAACTTTGGCTCGCAGTACTGGAACAACGAAAACAACTGGAAGCTCGGCGGCGGCATCTCCTTCAGCCGCTACCTCACTTCCGGCCTCGATCTGGGTCTGCACCTCAACTATGGTAAGGTAAACTACGATGCCGTACAGGGCGCGCCCCAGTTCGGCAGCTTCTTCGAGGCCAACATCGTGAATGCCAATCTGGGCCTCAAGCTGAAGCTCAACAACGGCTGGGCGCTGAAGGAAAACGCCTTCATCCAGCCCTACCTGCTGATTGCGCCCGGCGCGGCTTTCGTTAGCTCCGACGGCGTTATCAACCGCAACGGCACCACCCGCGCCTTCGACGGTAGCGACACCTATTTCGACGTGCATGGCGCCGCTGGTATCACGTTCCGCGTGAGCGAGTCGGTGGGCCTGTTTGTACAGACCGGCCAGCACTTCCCGCTGAATGCCAACATCGACATGGACCCGGTGCGCGACGACAACAAAATCGACGACCGGTATCTGCAGCACTCGGCTGGCCTCACCATTGCTCTCGGCAAAAAGGCTGACGAAGACAACGACGGCGTTTCGGACCGCAAAGACAAGTGCCCTGGCACGCCAGCCGGCGTAGCCGTAGACGCCAACGGCTGCCCGCTTGACGGCGACGGCGACGGCGTTCCGGATTACCAGGACAAGTGCCCCACCGAAAAAGGCCTGGCGGCCCTCGAAGGCTGCCCCGACCGTGACGGTGACGGCGTGCGTGACTCGGAAGACAAGTGCCCCGATACCCCCGGCAAAGCCGAGCTGCAGGGCTGCCCCGACGCTGACGGCGACGGTGTAACCGATGCCAGCGACAAGTGCCCCAACACGCCAGCCGGCGTAGCAGTAGATGCTACCGGTTGCCCTCTCGATAAAGACGGCGACGGTGTTCCGGATTACCAGGACCGCTGCCCGAACCGTCCAGGTCCGGCTTCCAACAAAGGCTGCCCAGAAATGAAGGTAGAAGAGAAGAAGAAGCTGCAGGAAGCCACGAAGTTCATCCAGTTCGACTTCGACAAGGCTACGCTGAAGCCCATCTCCTTCCCAACGCTCAACGGCCTGGTGCAGATCCTCAACGACTACCCAGACTATAGCCTCGGTATCTCGGCCCACGCCGACAACAAAGGCGACGACGCCTACAACCTGCGTCTGTCGGATGAGCGCGCTGCTTCGGCCCGTGCTTACATGCTGAGCAAAGGCATTGCTGCCGACCGTATCGTGTCGCATGGCTATGGCGAAACTAAGCCGATTGCCGACAACGCTACCGAATCTGGCCGCGCTATCAACCGCCGCGTAGAGTTCGACGTGTACCTGCCCGGTGACCCGAACCCTGCTGAAACCAAGTACGGTGTAGCTCCTGAGATTCCAGCTGCCGCTCCAAAGGCTGCGCCTAAAGCCCCGGTGAAAAAGGCTCCGGCCCGTAAGCCAGCGCCGCGCCGCAAATAG
- a CDS encoding OmpA family protein translates to MRNLLTPCLALGITLLAAAPRTQAQTADRKTAISLYGSAYQYKGNFGSNFWKWSDNNYGPGITFSRYLTPGLDLGLSGAYVELKSTPEQSAARFGSNFNTNVVNVNLALKLKLNNGWALKEDAVIQPYLLAAPGWAFTSREGTFNGQRTDEDKSYFDLFGAAGINFRLSEAVGLFVQTGQHVPLKANLDGDPVRDNDAWDDRYLQHTAGLTVALGKAKDEDMDGVPDRKDKCPATPSGVAVDANGCPLDGDGDGVPDYQDKCPTEKGTAALEGCPDRDNDGVRDSEDDCPDEAGTAALRGCPDADGDGVADKNDKCPGTPAGTQVDANGCPLVLDSDNDGVKDDMDKCPNTPAGSRVDANGCPMSIDPAVKALEKPVRFNTNSTVITTSSYPTLNKMVQALKDHPEYSLRVIGHADSRGTDEYNQGLSERRAGSVKRYFTGKQLDPARIVTEGRGESQPAAPNTSSKNMSQNRRVEFNFEFFVPGTPQP, encoded by the coding sequence ATGAGAAACCTGCTAACTCCCTGCCTGGCGCTGGGAATTACCCTGCTGGCGGCCGCACCCCGCACGCAGGCCCAAACCGCCGACCGCAAAACAGCCATCAGCCTGTATGGCAGCGCTTACCAGTACAAGGGCAATTTCGGCTCCAACTTCTGGAAGTGGTCTGACAACAACTACGGCCCCGGCATCACCTTCAGCCGCTACCTCACCCCCGGCCTCGACCTGGGCCTGAGCGGTGCTTACGTGGAGCTGAAAAGCACGCCTGAGCAAAGCGCCGCCCGCTTCGGTTCCAATTTCAATACCAACGTGGTGAACGTGAATCTAGCCCTCAAGCTGAAGCTGAACAACGGCTGGGCGCTGAAGGAAGATGCCGTGATTCAGCCCTACCTGCTGGCTGCGCCCGGTTGGGCCTTCACCAGCCGCGAAGGTACCTTCAATGGGCAGCGGACGGATGAAGACAAGAGTTACTTCGACCTGTTCGGGGCTGCTGGTATCAACTTCCGCCTCTCTGAAGCAGTAGGTCTGTTTGTGCAGACTGGCCAGCACGTACCGCTGAAAGCCAACCTCGATGGCGACCCGGTGCGCGACAACGACGCCTGGGATGACCGCTACCTGCAGCATACCGCAGGCCTGACGGTGGCCTTGGGCAAAGCCAAGGACGAGGACATGGACGGCGTGCCCGACCGCAAAGACAAATGCCCCGCTACTCCCTCGGGCGTAGCCGTAGACGCCAACGGCTGCCCGCTTGACGGCGACGGCGACGGTGTTCCGGATTATCAGGACAAGTGCCCCACCGAGAAAGGCACCGCCGCCCTCGAAGGCTGCCCCGACCGTGACAACGACGGCGTGCGCGACTCCGAAGACGACTGCCCCGATGAGGCCGGTACAGCTGCCCTGCGCGGTTGCCCCGATGCTGACGGCGACGGTGTAGCCGACAAAAACGACAAGTGCCCCGGCACGCCCGCCGGCACTCAGGTAGACGCCAACGGCTGCCCACTCGTGCTTGACTCCGACAACGACGGCGTGAAGGACGATATGGACAAGTGCCCCAACACGCCTGCCGGTTCGCGGGTAGACGCCAATGGCTGCCCCATGAGCATCGACCCGGCCGTGAAGGCGCTGGAGAAGCCGGTTCGCTTCAACACCAACAGCACGGTTATCACCACGTCGTCGTATCCGACGCTGAACAAGATGGTGCAGGCCCTCAAAGACCACCCCGAGTACAGCCTGCGCGTTATCGGCCACGCCGATAGCCGTGGTACCGACGAGTACAACCAGGGCCTGTCGGAGCGTCGTGCCGGCTCGGTGAAGCGCTACTTCACCGGCAAGCAGCTCGATCCGGCCCGCATCGTGACGGAAGGCCGTGGCGAAAGCCAGCCAGCGGCGCCCAACACGTCGTCGAAGAATATGAGCCAGAACCGTCGCGTAGAATTCAACTTTGAGTTCTTCGTGCCCGGCACGCCGCAGCCGTAA
- a CDS encoding aminopeptidase P N-terminal domain-containing protein — protein sequence MRYGSIAPELFIENRRRFRELLPPASLAIFHSNDVMPTNADGTMAFRQNNDLFYLAGVDQEESILVIFPDAVLPQYREILFLKETSEHILVWEGYKLTKEQAREQTGVRTIMWLDSFKSVLPALMNEAENVYLNSNEHIRATVEVQTRDARFIKELREAYPLHQYRRAARLLHQLRAIKSPEEIRLMQKAADITGDAFRRLLGFVKPGVMEYEIEAEIFHEFLRQGSRGPAYGSIIASGANACILHYVSNDRECKDGDVMLLDFGAEYANYAADLSRSIPINGTFTKRQRDVYEAVLRVMKFATSRLVPGGNIEEYHAAVGQFMEEQLIGLDLLNASDVKNQDPAAPLYKKYFMHGTSHYLGLDVHDVGFKYRTFEPGMVYTCEPGIYIREEGLGIRLENDILITKTGNDDLMKNIPLEVADIERLMAAAR from the coding sequence ATGCGCTACGGTTCCATTGCCCCCGAGCTGTTCATCGAAAACCGCCGTCGTTTCCGCGAGCTGCTGCCGCCGGCCTCGCTGGCCATCTTCCACTCCAACGACGTGATGCCGACCAACGCCGACGGCACCATGGCTTTCCGCCAGAACAACGACCTGTTCTATCTGGCCGGTGTCGATCAGGAGGAAAGCATCCTCGTTATCTTCCCCGATGCGGTGCTGCCGCAGTACCGCGAAATCCTGTTCCTGAAGGAAACATCTGAGCACATTTTGGTGTGGGAAGGCTACAAGCTGACCAAGGAGCAGGCCCGCGAGCAAACCGGCGTGCGCACTATCATGTGGCTCGACTCCTTTAAGAGCGTGCTGCCGGCCCTCATGAACGAGGCCGAAAACGTGTACCTCAACTCCAACGAGCACATCCGGGCCACGGTGGAAGTGCAGACCCGCGACGCCCGCTTCATCAAGGAGCTGCGCGAGGCCTACCCGCTGCACCAGTACCGCCGCGCCGCCCGCCTGCTGCACCAGCTGCGCGCCATCAAGAGCCCCGAGGAAATCCGGCTGATGCAAAAGGCCGCCGACATCACCGGCGACGCCTTCCGCCGCCTGCTCGGCTTCGTGAAGCCCGGCGTGATGGAATATGAGATTGAGGCCGAAATCTTCCACGAGTTCCTGCGCCAGGGCTCGCGCGGGCCGGCCTATGGCAGCATCATCGCCTCGGGCGCCAACGCCTGCATCCTGCACTACGTCAGCAACGACCGGGAATGCAAAGACGGCGACGTGATGCTGCTCGACTTCGGGGCCGAGTATGCCAACTACGCCGCCGACCTTTCGCGCAGCATCCCCATCAACGGCACCTTCACCAAGCGCCAGCGCGACGTGTACGAAGCCGTGCTGCGGGTAATGAAGTTTGCCACCAGCCGCCTGGTGCCGGGCGGCAACATCGAGGAATACCACGCCGCCGTGGGCCAGTTCATGGAAGAGCAGTTGATCGGGCTGGACCTGCTCAATGCTTCCGACGTGAAGAACCAGGACCCCGCCGCACCGCTCTACAAGAAGTACTTCATGCACGGCACCAGCCACTACCTCGGCCTCGACGTGCACGATGTGGGCTTCAAGTACCGCACCTTCGAGCCGGGCATGGTGTACACCTGCGAGCCGGGCATCTACATCCGCGAGGAAGGCCTTGGCATCCGCCTCGAAAACGACATCCTCATCACCAAAACCGGCAACGACGACCTGATGAAGAACATTCCGCTAGAAGTGGCCGACATCGAGCGCCTGATGGCCGCCGCCCGCTAG
- a CDS encoding glycosyltransferase family 9 protein: protein MPEALPRPLLLIQTAFIGDVILATALLDHLHRTEPGTPVDFLVRKGNEGMVQHHPHVRQVLVWDKKQDKYRGLWRLLQQIRASDYGRVITLQRFASTGFLTAFSGAPERIGFDKNPLARGFTRAVPHIIGAGVHEVSRNLHLLDPAYDGPIPAPRLYPTATDEAAAAPYAAAGPYLCIAPTSVWFTKQFPQEQWLKLLAALPAHYTVYLLGGPPDVAACEALLAASSREKTLNLAGNLSLLASAALMRGAVLNYVNDSAPMHLCSAVGAPTCAVYCSTVPFFGFGPLSPFSRVVEIKGDLDCRPCGLHGYAKCPLGHFQCAYGIETRQMLAALAEAELLVMK, encoded by the coding sequence ATGCCCGAAGCCCTGCCCCGGCCCCTGCTGCTCATCCAAACCGCCTTCATTGGCGACGTTATTCTGGCCACGGCGCTGCTGGACCACCTGCACCGTACGGAGCCCGGCACACCCGTGGACTTTCTGGTGCGCAAGGGCAACGAGGGCATGGTGCAGCACCATCCACACGTGCGGCAGGTATTGGTCTGGGACAAAAAGCAGGACAAGTATCGCGGCCTGTGGCGCCTGTTGCAGCAGATTCGGGCGAGCGACTATGGCCGCGTCATTACGCTGCAGCGCTTCGCCTCCACCGGCTTCCTGACGGCCTTCTCCGGCGCGCCGGAACGCATCGGCTTCGACAAAAACCCGCTGGCCCGGGGTTTCACGCGGGCCGTGCCGCACATTATCGGGGCCGGGGTGCACGAGGTGTCGCGCAACTTGCACCTGCTCGACCCCGCCTACGACGGCCCCATCCCGGCGCCCCGCCTCTACCCCACCGCCACCGATGAAGCTGCCGCCGCGCCGTATGCCGCCGCGGGCCCGTATCTGTGCATTGCGCCTACGTCGGTGTGGTTTACCAAGCAGTTTCCGCAGGAGCAGTGGCTGAAGCTGCTGGCGGCCCTGCCGGCCCACTACACGGTGTACCTGCTCGGCGGCCCGCCCGACGTGGCCGCCTGCGAGGCCCTATTGGCAGCCAGCAGCCGCGAAAAAACGCTGAACCTGGCCGGAAATCTGAGCTTGCTGGCCTCGGCGGCCCTCATGCGCGGGGCCGTGCTCAACTACGTCAACGACTCGGCGCCCATGCACCTGTGCTCGGCGGTGGGCGCGCCTACCTGCGCCGTGTATTGCTCTACGGTGCCGTTTTTCGGGTTCGGGCCGCTCAGCCCGTTTTCGCGGGTGGTAGAAATCAAAGGCGACCTGGACTGCAGGCCCTGCGGCCTGCACGGCTACGCCAAATGCCCCCTAGGCCACTTCCAATGCGCCTACGGCATCGAAACACGGCAAATGCTGGCCGCTCTGGCCGAGGCGGAGCTTTTGGTGATGAAGTGA